In one Gimesia sp. genomic region, the following are encoded:
- a CDS encoding acylneuraminate cytidylyltransferase family protein, protein MAGAVGLITARGGSKGVPHKNIKELAGKPLIAWTIEAALASQELDRVVVSTDDKEIASIARQYGAEVPFLRPLRLALDDSSHADVVLHAIDWLEEHDQFVAEYVVMLQPTSPFRIAADIDGALDFARQKNAKSVIGMMHAPSHPICMRGMTEDGLLVELTEQRDESQLRRQLLEDVYAFNGAVYVVQTEAFRESKTFRPEGETYGYLMPTERSWEIDTEWEFLVASLLMKNQLQVAPRSKAA, encoded by the coding sequence ATGGCCGGTGCAGTTGGCTTAATCACGGCTCGAGGAGGCTCCAAGGGAGTCCCCCACAAAAATATCAAGGAACTGGCAGGCAAACCATTGATCGCCTGGACAATCGAGGCGGCGCTGGCCAGTCAGGAGCTGGACCGGGTTGTGGTCTCTACAGATGACAAAGAGATCGCCTCCATCGCGCGGCAGTATGGAGCCGAAGTCCCGTTTCTGCGACCGCTCAGACTGGCCCTCGATGACTCCAGCCACGCCGATGTGGTCTTACATGCGATTGACTGGCTCGAAGAGCACGACCAGTTCGTCGCAGAATATGTGGTCATGCTGCAGCCGACGTCTCCGTTTCGCATCGCAGCCGACATTGACGGCGCACTCGACTTCGCCCGGCAGAAAAATGCAAAATCCGTAATTGGAATGATGCACGCACCCAGTCACCCGATCTGTATGCGTGGGATGACTGAGGACGGACTATTGGTCGAACTGACCGAACAACGGGATGAGTCACAGCTCCGCAGGCAGTTGCTGGAAGACGTCTATGCTTTTAATGGCGCCGTGTATGTTGTCCAGACAGAAGCGTTTCGTGAATCAAAAACCTTTCGGCCGGAAGGTGAGACCTACGGTTACCTGATGCCAACCGAACGATCATGGGAAATTGATACAGAGTGGGAATTCCTCGTCGCCAGCCTGTTGATGAAAAATCAGCTGCAGGTGGCACCCCGGTCTAAAGCCGCCTGA
- a CDS encoding LegC family aminotransferase — protein MRETIPLSVPSLTGNEWNYLKDCLDTGWVSSVGSYVDRFEQSVSEYVGTQFGVATVNGTAALHLALLACGVQRGDEVLAPSFTFIAPVNAIHYCGAEPVFIGSDPATFNLDPDKVRQFLTEECTREADVVLNRRTGRRVSTILPVHIFGHPVDMDPLNEIAVEFQLPVIEDASESLGSDYRERKTGGLAKVGCFSFNGNKIITCGGGGMVTTSDEALASHIRHLSTQANRRPFEYEHDEVGFNYRLTNIQAALGVAQLEQLDGFLEVKRRNACLYRELLAEIPQVELAWEEPWARSNFWLCALLVPPADRGPLMEYLLERQVQVRPAWKLMHTLSMYQNCQTYQLEETEAAYARCISIPSSVQLSEADIRYVVECIKAYFESS, from the coding sequence ATGCGCGAAACGATTCCGTTATCGGTACCGAGCCTCACCGGCAATGAATGGAACTACCTGAAAGACTGCCTGGACACAGGCTGGGTCTCTTCAGTCGGCTCCTATGTGGATCGTTTCGAGCAGTCAGTCAGTGAGTACGTCGGAACGCAGTTCGGCGTCGCTACAGTGAATGGAACGGCAGCCCTGCATCTGGCGCTGCTGGCGTGTGGCGTTCAACGCGGCGATGAAGTGCTGGCCCCCAGCTTCACTTTTATCGCACCCGTCAATGCCATTCATTACTGTGGAGCCGAGCCGGTTTTTATTGGATCAGATCCCGCGACCTTCAATCTCGATCCCGACAAAGTACGGCAATTCCTGACAGAAGAATGTACCCGTGAGGCGGACGTTGTTTTGAACCGTCGCACCGGTCGCAGAGTCAGTACGATTCTGCCGGTGCATATTTTCGGTCATCCGGTCGACATGGACCCACTGAATGAAATTGCAGTGGAGTTTCAGCTGCCTGTCATCGAAGACGCCTCCGAAAGCCTGGGATCAGACTATCGCGAACGCAAAACGGGCGGACTCGCGAAGGTCGGCTGTTTTTCTTTTAACGGCAACAAAATAATTACCTGTGGCGGCGGAGGGATGGTCACTACCAGCGATGAAGCACTCGCCAGTCACATTCGGCACTTGAGTACCCAGGCCAACCGCAGGCCCTTTGAATACGAACACGATGAGGTCGGATTCAATTATCGACTCACCAATATCCAGGCGGCACTCGGAGTTGCCCAACTGGAGCAGCTCGATGGCTTTCTGGAAGTCAAACGTCGTAACGCCTGTCTTTACCGTGAACTGCTGGCAGAAATTCCCCAGGTGGAACTGGCCTGGGAAGAGCCCTGGGCGCGAAGCAACTTCTGGCTCTGTGCGCTGCTCGTGCCTCCTGCGGATCGAGGGCCGCTGATGGAGTATTTACTCGAACGCCAGGTGCAGGTCCGGCCTGCCTGGAAGCTGATGCATACCCTGTCCATGTATCAGAATTGTCAGACATACCAGCTGGAAGAGACCGAAGCGGCCTATGCCCGCTGCATCTCGATTCCCTCCAGTGTGCAGCTTAGCGAAGCCGACATCCGGTACGTCGTGGAATGCATCAAAGCTTATTTCGAGTCGTCATGA
- a CDS encoding acetyltransferase, whose translation MHQSLFRVVMNQNRTPLILLGGGGHARVLIDLLLEWDSYMPAGILDPELAVGSQIKGVPVLGTDEELRAQHEQGIQHAVVAVGSTRSTNLRRKLYGQLRELGFEQPPLVHSSAILSPSVILGEGAQVMAGAIIQTETRIGAGVVVNTGARIDHDCEIKQHAFLAPGVILSGGVTVGENAFLGAGAVVIQGTHIGNNAVVAAGAVVVRDVEDGALVKGVPAK comes from the coding sequence ATGCATCAAAGCTTATTTCGAGTCGTCATGAACCAGAACCGCACACCACTCATTCTGCTCGGAGGCGGAGGACATGCCAGGGTCCTCATCGATCTCCTTCTGGAATGGGACAGCTATATGCCGGCAGGTATTCTGGATCCGGAACTCGCAGTGGGAAGTCAGATCAAAGGAGTCCCGGTGCTGGGAACCGACGAAGAGCTTCGTGCTCAGCATGAGCAGGGGATCCAGCATGCCGTGGTGGCGGTCGGCAGCACCCGCTCGACCAACTTGCGGCGGAAGCTGTACGGTCAACTCCGCGAACTCGGATTCGAACAACCACCGTTGGTTCATTCCAGTGCCATTCTCTCACCGTCCGTGATATTAGGCGAGGGAGCACAGGTGATGGCCGGTGCGATAATTCAGACAGAGACCCGGATTGGAGCCGGGGTCGTGGTCAATACGGGAGCCCGCATCGACCACGATTGTGAAATCAAACAACATGCGTTTCTCGCACCGGGCGTCATCCTCAGTGGTGGCGTCACCGTCGGCGAGAATGCATTCCTGGGAGCCGGTGCCGTGGTAATTCAGGGCACGCACATCGGTAACAATGCGGTCGTCGCCGCAGGAGCCGTCGTGGTCCGGGATGTTGAGGATGGAGCCTTAGTAAAAGGAGTACCCGCGAAATGA
- the neuB gene encoding N-acetylneuraminate synthase — MSVFIIAEAGVNHNGSVETAKKMIDAAVQAGADAIKFQTFKTEKLVCKSTPQAEYQMKNSLNGESETQFTLLKKLEINQETHRELFDYCEQSGIVFISTPFDLDSIDLLKSLGLQLIKVPSGEITNYPYLKKVAQTFNQVVLSTGMADLGEIEDALNILINNGVSRENITVLHCNTEYPTPIQDVNLRAMLTIRDAFGVKVGYSDHTLGIEVSIAATALGATVIEKHFTLDKNMEGPDHAASLEPDELLMLVRGIRNTEKSLGSPLKRPSASESKNKPVVRKSIVAAGDIKQGDVFTEENLCVKRPGTGISPMQWDQVINQVARRDYVEDEIIEL; from the coding sequence ATGAGCGTATTCATCATCGCCGAAGCAGGCGTAAACCATAATGGCAGTGTGGAAACCGCGAAGAAAATGATCGATGCCGCCGTGCAGGCCGGCGCCGATGCGATCAAATTCCAGACTTTTAAAACGGAAAAGCTGGTCTGCAAATCAACGCCCCAGGCTGAATACCAGATGAAAAACAGCCTGAACGGGGAATCGGAGACCCAGTTTACCCTGCTCAAAAAACTGGAGATCAACCAGGAGACGCACCGCGAACTGTTCGATTACTGCGAACAGTCCGGCATCGTTTTCATTTCGACTCCCTTCGATCTGGACAGCATCGATCTGCTGAAATCGCTGGGACTGCAGTTGATCAAGGTCCCTTCAGGCGAGATCACGAATTACCCCTACCTGAAAAAAGTCGCCCAGACTTTTAACCAGGTGGTCCTCTCGACCGGCATGGCCGATCTGGGAGAGATTGAAGACGCACTCAATATTCTGATCAACAACGGCGTCTCCCGCGAAAATATTACCGTGCTGCACTGCAATACCGAGTATCCGACTCCCATTCAGGATGTTAACCTGCGGGCAATGCTCACCATCCGCGATGCCTTTGGTGTGAAAGTTGGTTATTCGGACCATACGCTGGGCATCGAAGTCTCGATTGCCGCAACGGCCCTCGGTGCCACCGTGATTGAGAAACACTTCACGCTCGATAAAAACATGGAAGGCCCGGATCATGCGGCATCACTGGAACCGGACGAACTGCTGATGCTGGTACGCGGAATCCGCAACACGGAAAAATCGCTGGGCAGTCCGCTCAAACGACCTTCCGCTTCAGAGTCCAAGAACAAACCTGTGGTCCGCAAAAGCATCGTCGCTGCCGGGGATATCAAGCAGGGAGACGTGTTCACAGAAGAGAACCTCTGCGTGAAACGACCGGGAACCGGGATCAGTCCGATGCAGTGGGATCAGGTCATCAACCAGGTGGCTCGGCGAGATTATGTCGAAGACGAAATCATTGAGTTATGA
- the neuC gene encoding UDP-N-acetylglucosamine 2-epimerase, with protein sequence MSNRVCVVTGSRAEYGLLSPLLEALRAAESFELQLLVTGSHLSPEFGLTYREIEADGYTIDEKVEVVLSSDTPVGICKSMGLGLISFAEAYARLTPDLILVLGDRYEIFSAVSAAHISRIPVAHLHGGEVTEGAFDDALRHSITKMSHLHFTSTDAYRRRVIQLGEAPERVFNVGAIGLDNLRRLPLLSREDLEQQLGFKFNNHNLLCTFHPVTLEHNSSEQQVQSLLNVLEQQADTNVIFTKTNADTDGRIINQLIDDFAAKNPDRFHSHVSLGQLRYLSVMQFVDAVVGNSSSGIIEAPGFRIGTINIGNRQTGRIKSELVIDCEPTETGIASAFKTLYSSDFQKRRSQARNPYGAGQTTSQIISILKEHFPRRTTQKSFHDLD encoded by the coding sequence ATGAGTAACCGTGTCTGCGTTGTCACCGGATCACGGGCCGAATACGGTCTGTTAAGCCCTCTGCTGGAAGCACTGCGCGCCGCTGAGAGTTTCGAGTTGCAACTGCTGGTGACCGGATCGCATCTGTCTCCCGAATTCGGACTGACCTATCGCGAGATCGAAGCAGACGGTTATACGATTGACGAAAAAGTCGAAGTTGTGCTCAGTTCCGATACCCCGGTCGGCATCTGTAAATCGATGGGCCTGGGACTGATCAGTTTTGCCGAAGCGTATGCCCGCCTGACTCCCGATCTGATTCTGGTGCTCGGTGATCGTTATGAGATTTTCAGCGCCGTCTCCGCAGCACACATCAGTCGTATTCCCGTCGCTCATCTGCACGGAGGAGAAGTGACCGAAGGCGCATTTGACGATGCACTGCGGCATTCGATCACCAAGATGAGCCACCTGCATTTCACCTCCACGGACGCCTATCGCCGGCGGGTGATTCAACTGGGAGAAGCCCCCGAGCGGGTCTTCAATGTAGGGGCGATCGGATTAGATAACCTGCGTCGACTCCCTTTGCTCTCACGCGAAGATCTGGAGCAGCAGCTGGGGTTTAAGTTTAATAATCACAATCTGTTATGCACATTTCATCCCGTGACGCTGGAGCACAATTCGTCTGAGCAGCAGGTCCAGAGCCTGCTAAACGTGCTGGAGCAGCAGGCGGACACAAATGTCATCTTCACGAAAACAAATGCGGATACCGACGGGCGAATCATCAATCAGCTGATCGATGATTTTGCAGCGAAAAACCCGGATCGATTTCATTCACATGTTAGCCTGGGGCAACTGCGGTATTTGTCGGTGATGCAGTTTGTGGATGCGGTCGTGGGTAACTCGTCGAGCGGCATCATCGAGGCACCTGGATTTCGAATCGGTACGATTAACATCGGCAACCGTCAGACAGGGCGGATCAAATCGGAACTGGTCATCGATTGTGAGCCCACGGAAACAGGTATAGCGTCGGCTTTTAAAACATTGTATTCTTCCGACTTCCAGAAGCGGCGTTCGCAGGCAAGGAACCCTTATGGAGCAGGGCAGACGACGTCGCAAATTATCAGTATTCTCAAGGAGCATTTTCCCCGTCGGACGACTCAGAAATCGTTTCATGATCTGGATTAA
- a CDS encoding nucleotidyltransferase family protein has protein sequence MNDCLISASADIKEAIRAIEAGKKGIAVVVDPAQKLQGVITDGDVRRGLLAGLRLQDSVTQIMNCRPTRADVAMPQSSLVELLDSSGLEAMPLVDAENRVVKVVLSSELTRRTDTGQATGYSCALIMAGGEGRRLLPLTENLPKPLVEVGGMPLIERQVRRLATAGVERIYIAVNYLAEMIESHLGDGSRFGTEIVFLHEREKLGTAGALSLIEETPEGPLLLMNGDVFTSINYQSLLDFHLQHESLLTVAAIDYHVEIPYGVIKTDGPFAVRLEEKPSQQFLCNAGIYALSPEAVSQVPRNQPYNMTDLIESNLTSQPGVAVFPVHEYWSDIGTHAELDKARTELKLARETLDGPDQDDESAVHLQLNQRRAA, from the coding sequence ATGAATGATTGTCTGATCAGCGCATCTGCAGATATCAAAGAAGCAATTCGCGCCATCGAGGCTGGCAAGAAGGGGATCGCGGTCGTTGTCGATCCCGCGCAAAAGCTGCAGGGGGTCATTACCGATGGTGATGTGCGTCGCGGATTGCTGGCCGGTCTTCGCCTGCAGGATTCGGTGACCCAGATTATGAACTGCCGGCCAACCAGGGCCGATGTGGCCATGCCTCAGTCATCGCTCGTGGAACTGCTCGACTCCAGCGGCCTGGAAGCAATGCCGCTGGTCGATGCCGAGAATCGTGTCGTCAAAGTCGTACTCTCTTCCGAGCTGACCCGTCGGACCGACACCGGACAGGCGACGGGATACAGCTGTGCTCTCATCATGGCAGGAGGAGAAGGGCGGCGACTGTTACCGCTCACAGAAAATCTTCCCAAGCCCCTCGTAGAAGTCGGTGGGATGCCATTGATCGAACGGCAGGTGCGTCGTCTGGCAACCGCGGGAGTGGAGCGAATTTATATCGCTGTGAACTACCTTGCCGAGATGATCGAATCTCATCTCGGGGATGGCAGCCGATTCGGGACCGAGATCGTTTTTTTACACGAGCGGGAAAAACTCGGAACCGCGGGAGCCTTATCTCTGATTGAAGAGACACCCGAAGGACCTTTGCTGCTGATGAATGGCGATGTCTTTACATCAATCAATTATCAGTCGCTGCTCGACTTTCATCTGCAGCATGAGTCGCTGCTCACGGTCGCTGCCATCGATTATCACGTTGAAATCCCTTATGGCGTGATTAAGACAGATGGACCGTTCGCAGTCCGCCTGGAAGAAAAACCATCGCAACAGTTTCTGTGTAATGCGGGAATCTATGCCCTCTCCCCGGAGGCCGTCAGTCAGGTCCCGCGTAATCAGCCCTATAACATGACCGACCTGATCGAGTCGAACCTCACCAGTCAACCGGGGGTCGCCGTGTTTCCGGTCCATGAATACTGGTCGGACATCGGAACTCATGCCGAGCTGGACAAGGCACGCACTGAACTCAAGCTGGCCCGCGAAACCCTGGATGGGCCGGACCAGGATGACGAGAGTGCCGTCCATCTGCAGTTGAATCAGCGCCGGGCTGCCTGA
- a CDS encoding SDR family NAD(P)-dependent oxidoreductase produces MSESLSGKQTLVTGADGFIGSHLVEQLVQAGARVRALVYYNSWNQIGWLNDVAPEVLKNVEIIQGDIRDAERIQLAVADCEYVFHLSSLIAIPYSYVAARSYVDTNITGALNVLQACRSSDRLTRLVHVSTSEVYGTAQTVPIDEQHPLVGQSPYSASKIGADKMAESFYLSFELPVVTARPFNTFGPRQTARAVIPTIASQLQAGCSELKLGALTPTRDFNFATDTAAGMISLALCPQAEGEVVNIGSGEEWSIEETAQMLMEVTGKEVPIICDEDRIRPEKSEVNRLLADNSKIQKLTGWQSQVSFKDGLAATAEWIGRNLQYFNAERYSI; encoded by the coding sequence ATGTCAGAGTCGTTATCAGGAAAACAAACGCTGGTCACCGGCGCTGATGGCTTTATTGGAAGCCATCTGGTTGAGCAGCTCGTCCAGGCGGGAGCCCGTGTGCGTGCGCTCGTGTATTACAATTCCTGGAATCAGATCGGCTGGTTGAACGATGTCGCTCCCGAGGTCCTGAAAAATGTGGAAATCATTCAGGGCGATATTCGCGATGCCGAGCGAATTCAACTGGCAGTCGCAGACTGTGAATATGTGTTTCACCTTTCGAGCCTGATTGCGATTCCTTACAGCTATGTCGCCGCGCGGTCGTATGTGGATACCAATATCACCGGTGCCTTGAATGTGCTGCAGGCCTGTCGTAGTTCAGACAGGCTCACGCGACTCGTGCACGTCTCGACTTCCGAGGTCTACGGGACCGCTCAGACCGTACCCATTGATGAACAGCATCCCCTGGTGGGACAGTCTCCTTATTCCGCCAGTAAAATTGGTGCGGACAAAATGGCCGAGAGTTTTTATCTCTCCTTCGAACTGCCCGTGGTGACCGCACGACCTTTTAATACCTTTGGTCCCCGGCAGACCGCCCGCGCTGTGATTCCGACGATCGCCAGCCAGTTGCAGGCCGGCTGCAGCGAATTAAAACTGGGAGCCCTGACACCCACCCGTGATTTCAACTTTGCGACTGATACTGCGGCCGGCATGATCTCGCTGGCCCTCTGTCCGCAGGCGGAAGGTGAGGTTGTGAATATCGGCAGTGGCGAAGAGTGGTCGATTGAAGAGACCGCGCAGATGCTGATGGAAGTCACGGGGAAAGAAGTCCCCATCATCTGTGACGAAGATCGGATTCGCCCCGAAAAAAGTGAAGTCAATCGCCTGCTGGCGGACAATTCCAAAATTCAAAAACTGACCGGCTGGCAATCGCAGGTCTCATTTAAAGACGGTCTGGCCGCGACCGCAGAATGGATCGGACGCAACTTGCAATATTTCAATGCGGAACGTTATTCCATTTAA
- a CDS encoding lipid II flippase MurJ, which yields MSRSVSISALFVAIAMILGRLTGLLRVLGLATVLGVSYANDLAVLIISVPDFLNSMLIGGAMAAVLVPEIHRRNQADSGQTASQLIVQTMVVVAAISGILALILAALAPWFTQGLASGFSVAQISQASPLIVVVLWAFPISAVTAVTGAVLQSQHKPLVPAYGNLFFNLIVILAILFWVNADQLQILAWAVVAAAVFRLVTQMVPCLFQGTLRGGLQNLMKFETLDRRLLVKYFQALTAIGLVIAFPVVSRSFASAYTGGISLFEYAQKLVELPRGLLGAILTMVIFPRLSHAFAEGKSDDGSRMISQASGLILLISIPVTVVIYGCAEPMISFLFQRGQFSAYDVARTAELLQIAILAMPALIMSILTMDVFYARHETMMPFRFSLISLVCLVVFSLILRTFMGISGVMLAFVLTSWFHFLMLTVGLYLKMRVSVIEGVNLKHCAALVLLTFSGITFSAMMLRVITEPVMLVIYSGFVGLFCFGAVLVILKNHLPRFHRKLSL from the coding sequence ATGTCACGTTCTGTTTCCATCTCAGCACTGTTTGTCGCGATCGCCATGATTCTCGGGCGGTTGACCGGCCTGCTGCGCGTGCTGGGACTGGCCACGGTTCTGGGGGTTTCCTATGCCAACGACCTGGCCGTGTTAATTATTTCCGTACCAGACTTTTTGAATTCCATGCTGATTGGCGGGGCGATGGCTGCGGTCCTCGTGCCTGAAATCCATCGGCGAAATCAGGCGGACTCTGGTCAGACGGCCAGCCAGTTGATTGTACAGACGATGGTCGTTGTCGCTGCCATCTCCGGAATTCTGGCACTGATTCTGGCAGCTCTGGCTCCCTGGTTTACCCAGGGGCTCGCATCCGGGTTTTCGGTGGCGCAGATCAGTCAGGCCAGCCCACTGATTGTGGTCGTCTTGTGGGCCTTCCCGATCTCGGCGGTGACGGCGGTTACCGGCGCAGTTTTGCAGTCTCAACATAAACCACTGGTCCCTGCGTATGGCAATCTGTTTTTTAACCTGATCGTCATTCTGGCGATTCTGTTCTGGGTCAACGCGGATCAGCTTCAGATCCTGGCCTGGGCGGTGGTGGCCGCGGCCGTGTTCCGTCTGGTGACGCAAATGGTCCCCTGTCTGTTTCAGGGCACTCTGCGGGGCGGGTTACAGAATTTAATGAAATTCGAAACGCTCGATCGGCGACTGCTGGTCAAATATTTTCAGGCGCTGACCGCCATTGGTCTGGTGATCGCGTTCCCCGTCGTTTCGCGTTCCTTCGCTTCTGCCTACACGGGGGGGATCAGCCTGTTCGAATATGCCCAGAAACTGGTGGAATTACCGCGGGGACTGCTGGGGGCGATTCTGACAATGGTCATTTTCCCACGATTAAGCCATGCTTTTGCTGAAGGGAAGTCAGACGACGGTTCCCGCATGATCAGCCAGGCCTCGGGGCTGATCCTGCTGATCTCAATTCCAGTGACAGTAGTAATTTACGGCTGCGCTGAACCGATGATCTCTTTTCTGTTTCAGCGTGGTCAGTTCTCCGCATATGATGTCGCACGGACAGCAGAATTATTGCAGATCGCAATTTTAGCGATGCCGGCCCTGATCATGTCCATTTTGACGATGGATGTCTTCTATGCCCGTCACGAAACCATGATGCCTTTTCGGTTCAGTTTGATTTCTCTGGTATGTCTGGTGGTATTTTCGCTGATTTTACGTACTTTTATGGGGATTTCCGGCGTCATGCTCGCGTTCGTGCTGACCAGCTGGTTTCATTTTCTGATGCTGACCGTCGGGCTGTATCTGAAAATGCGGGTTTCTGTCATTGAAGGAGTCAATTTAAAACATTGTGCCGCATTGGTTCTGCTGACATTCTCAGGAATCACCTTTTCCGCTATGATGTTAAGAGTGATTACGGAACCGGTAATGCTGGTTATCTATTCGGGATTCGTGGGATTATTCTGCTTTGGGGCCGTGTTGGTGATCCTGAAGAATCACCTCCCGCGTTTCCACAGGAAGCTGTCTTTATAA
- a CDS encoding aldolase/citrate lyase family protein — protein sequence MKYLYITDCPEIAKYVDQCGVDRIFIDLELLGKVDRQGDRDTVISHHRAENISRVKQVVSQAEVLVRVNPLNPNSAEEIEQVIDQGADALMLPMFRSVEEIEWFCDRVNSRAQVVPLVETVGAMDQLDQIVQLPGVSQVHIGLNDLHLDLELNFMFELMSNGMVEEIASICREANVPFGVGGISTMDTGLVSGRLVLSEHARLGSEWVILSRSFHQLAHSLQELQEKIDLPLELEKVDQHFAELLKRSDFEIEQDKQTLYHAINQVARDELSERNAS from the coding sequence ATGAAGTATCTATATATCACCGATTGCCCTGAGATCGCAAAGTACGTAGATCAGTGCGGGGTGGATCGTATATTCATTGACCTGGAACTGCTCGGCAAGGTCGATCGACAGGGAGACAGAGATACTGTCATTTCACATCATCGCGCGGAAAATATCTCTCGCGTAAAACAGGTCGTAAGTCAGGCAGAAGTCCTGGTCCGGGTCAATCCGCTGAATCCCAATTCTGCTGAAGAAATTGAGCAGGTCATTGACCAGGGCGCCGATGCCCTGATGCTGCCCATGTTCCGCTCGGTAGAAGAAATCGAGTGGTTCTGCGATCGCGTCAATTCACGGGCTCAGGTTGTACCGCTTGTGGAGACCGTTGGTGCGATGGACCAGCTCGATCAGATTGTACAATTGCCGGGGGTCTCCCAGGTACACATCGGTCTGAACGATCTGCACCTCGACCTGGAGCTCAACTTCATGTTTGAGCTGATGTCCAACGGCATGGTGGAGGAAATAGCATCCATTTGTCGCGAGGCGAATGTCCCCTTCGGAGTTGGTGGTATTTCGACCATGGACACCGGCCTGGTTTCCGGCCGCCTGGTATTATCCGAACATGCCCGCCTGGGTTCAGAGTGGGTGATTCTGTCTCGGTCGTTTCATCAACTGGCTCACAGCCTGCAGGAACTTCAGGAAAAGATTGACCTGCCTCTGGAACTGGAGAAGGTTGATCAGCATTTTGCAGAGCTGCTCAAGCGGTCTGATTTTGAAATTGAACAGGATAAACAGACACTTTACCATGCGATCAATCAGGTGGCACGCGATGAACTGTCCGAGCGAAACGCCTCCTGA
- a CDS encoding UDP-glucuronic acid decarboxylase family protein gives MNSVLVTGGAGFLGSHLCDRLIELGKNVICVDNFFTGNKRNIAHLIGHPRFEVIRHDIVHPIYLEVNEIYNLACPASPVAYQYNPIKTIKTSTVGMVNVLGLAKRCRAKVLHASTSEVYGDPTVHPQVEEYWGNVNPLGPRSCYDEGKRIAESLCVNYHHAHKVPIRLVRIFNTYGPRMDPNDGRVISNFINQALRGEPITIYGDGQQTRSFCYVDDLISGFLKMMEQEETTGPVNLGNPVENTMLELAEAVLEHVDSSSKLIHEPLPQDDPKQRCPDITKAKSFLKWEPQVSLKEGLGKTIEYYRQLMDQESA, from the coding sequence ATGAATTCCGTATTAGTAACCGGCGGTGCCGGCTTTCTGGGAAGCCACTTGTGTGACCGGCTAATCGAGCTGGGGAAGAATGTTATTTGTGTAGATAATTTCTTCACGGGAAATAAACGGAACATTGCTCATCTGATCGGCCATCCCCGGTTTGAAGTGATTCGCCACGATATCGTGCATCCGATCTACCTCGAAGTGAATGAGATTTACAACCTCGCCTGTCCCGCTTCTCCGGTTGCCTATCAGTATAACCCCATCAAAACGATCAAGACCTCAACCGTGGGTATGGTGAACGTACTCGGTCTGGCGAAACGCTGCCGGGCCAAAGTCCTGCACGCTTCCACATCTGAAGTCTACGGTGATCCAACAGTCCACCCCCAGGTGGAAGAGTACTGGGGCAATGTGAATCCGCTCGGGCCGCGGAGCTGTTATGACGAAGGGAAACGCATCGCGGAATCCCTGTGTGTCAATTACCATCACGCCCACAAGGTTCCGATTCGCCTCGTTCGAATTTTCAACACGTATGGACCGCGGATGGATCCCAATGACGGTCGCGTGATCTCTAACTTCATCAACCAGGCTTTACGGGGCGAACCGATCACAATCTATGGTGACGGTCAGCAGACCCGTTCCTTCTGTTACGTCGATGACCTGATCAGTGGTTTTCTGAAGATGATGGAGCAGGAAGAAACCACCGGCCCGGTGAACCTCGGTAATCCGGTAGAGAACACGATGCTCGAACTGGCCGAAGCGGTCCTGGAGCATGTGGATTCTTCTTCCAAACTGATCCATGAACCACTGCCTCAGGATGATCCCAAGCAGCGTTGTCCTGATATCACCAAAGCCAAGTCGTTTCTGAAATGGGAACCTCAGGTTTCACTGAAAGAAGGCCTGGGTAAAACCATCGAGTACTATCGGCAACTGATGGATCAGGAATCAGCATGA